In a genomic window of Cytophagia bacterium CHB2:
- a CDS encoding argininosuccinate synthase, whose protein sequence is MDKTVRKVVLSYSGGLDTSIIIPWLKENYHCEVIAYTADIGQGEELQGLEEKAIKTGASKIYIDDLREEFIRDFVYPTLKANAVYEGKYLLGTSFARPIIAKHQVLVAEKEGADAVAHGCTGKGNDQVRFELTYKALNPKLRVIAPWREWNIRSREDAIRYAHERNVPITASLTKIYSHDQNLWHLSSEGGELEDPWQSPPDGIYGMSVSPEQAPDRPTIITLDFEKGEPVALNGEALSPVKLLMALNKVGGENGIGRVDMVENRLVGIKSRGVYETPGGTILYAAHRELESLVLTSQLLRMKEMLAPRYAELIYTGQWYTPVRQALDAFVQKTQEKVTGTVRLKLYKGNVIVEGRKSPYSLYREDYATFGEDDVYNQQDAEGFINLFGLPLKVKALIDIEGTGLSEYRHPDYSKFKRD, encoded by the coding sequence ATGGACAAAACTGTTCGTAAAGTTGTTTTATCATATTCCGGCGGCCTCGATACGTCCATCATTATTCCCTGGCTGAAGGAAAACTATCACTGCGAAGTGATTGCTTATACTGCCGACATTGGCCAGGGCGAAGAATTGCAGGGCCTGGAAGAAAAGGCCATCAAAACCGGCGCGAGCAAAATCTATATTGACGATTTGCGCGAGGAATTCATCCGGGATTTTGTTTATCCCACCTTGAAAGCAAACGCGGTTTATGAAGGCAAATATCTGCTCGGCACTTCCTTCGCGCGGCCCATTATTGCCAAGCATCAGGTGTTGGTGGCGGAGAAAGAAGGCGCGGACGCCGTAGCGCATGGCTGCACCGGCAAAGGCAATGATCAAGTTCGTTTCGAATTGACCTACAAAGCGCTCAATCCCAAGCTGCGCGTCATCGCGCCCTGGCGCGAATGGAACATCCGCTCACGCGAAGATGCGATCCGTTATGCCCACGAACGCAATGTTCCGATTACCGCTTCCCTCACGAAAATTTACAGCCACGATCAAAATCTTTGGCATCTTTCCAGCGAAGGCGGTGAGTTGGAAGATCCGTGGCAAAGCCCGCCGGATGGCATTTACGGCATGAGCGTGAGTCCCGAACAGGCGCCCGATCGCCCGACCATTATCACGCTTGATTTTGAGAAGGGCGAGCCGGTTGCCTTGAATGGCGAAGCGTTGTCGCCGGTGAAATTGTTGATGGCGTTAAATAAAGTTGGCGGCGAAAACGGCATTGGCCGTGTCGATATGGTAGAAAATCGCTTGGTCGGCATCAAATCACGCGGCGTTTATGAAACGCCCGGCGGCACGATTCTCTATGCCGCGCATCGCGAACTGGAAAGCCTGGTGCTCACCAGCCAATTGCTGCGCATGAAAGAAATGTTGGCGCCGCGTTATGCCGAGTTGATTTACACCGGCCAGTGGTACACGCCGGTGCGACAGGCGCTCGATGCCTTCGTGCAAAAAACCCAGGAGAAAGTCACGGGCACGGTTCGTCTCAAACTTTACAAAGGCAATGTCATCGTTGAGGGCCGCAAATCGCCTTATTCGCTTTATCGTGAAGACTATGCCACCTTCGGCGAGGACGATGTTTACAATCAGCAAGACGCCGAAGGCTTCATCAATCTCTTTGGCTTGCCGCTGAAAGTCAAGGCCTTGATCGATATCGAGGGCAC
- a CDS encoding glutamine synthetase type III has translation ADVVANAMKEWAVEHGATHFTHWFQPLTGLTAEKHDSFVTPNVGGGAIARFSGKDLFQGEPDASSFPSGGIRATFEARGYTAWDPTSPAFIIKNHHGATLCIPTAFASWTGEALDHKTPLLRSMEALNKQALRALTLFGVKNVHKVYTTIGSEQEYFLIDEEFFYRRPDLVNSGRTLFGAKPPRGQELEDHYFGSIPERVLAFMTDAEYQLYRLGIPVKTRHNEVAPAQYEIAPIFENSNLAADHQQLMMQVLRNTARKYGLVCLLHEKPFAGINGSGKHNNWSMSTDTGMNLLEPGETPHDNMQFLFFCAAVIKAVDEYQDLLRASVAHAGNDHRLGANEAPPAIISIFLGEQLEDIFNQIEKGKPESSKSKDLLGLGTPVLPHLPRHAGDRNRTSPFAFTGNKFEFRAVGASQSISFPNTVLNTIVAAAIDELTTTIEAHLKAKMPFEQALHAVLKEVIHQHKRIIFNGDNYTAEWHQEAEKRGLWNLKNSLDAFERLHDAKNLQLFEKYEVLNRRELEAREEIFFDQYFKTVNIEAETTALLAQTMILPAAIRYLHDLAATMDGVKRNGIETTGVAKTLQEVNGYTNELRETLDKLLVVNADLGGDTVHSKAYHMRDKVIPAMNSVRAAAAKLEKSLPDDYWPLPVYSEMLFVK, from the coding sequence TTGCCGATGTGGTTGCGAACGCCATGAAAGAATGGGCGGTCGAGCATGGCGCCACGCATTTTACCCATTGGTTTCAGCCGTTGACCGGCCTGACAGCAGAGAAGCACGACAGCTTTGTCACGCCCAATGTCGGCGGCGGCGCGATTGCGCGCTTCTCCGGCAAAGATTTGTTTCAAGGTGAACCGGACGCTTCGTCATTTCCCAGCGGTGGTATTCGCGCGACGTTTGAAGCGCGCGGCTACACAGCGTGGGATCCCACGTCGCCGGCGTTCATTATTAAAAATCATCACGGCGCGACCCTGTGCATTCCCACGGCATTCGCCTCGTGGACCGGTGAAGCGCTCGATCACAAAACGCCTTTGCTGCGTTCGATGGAAGCGCTGAACAAGCAAGCATTGCGTGCTCTCACCTTGTTTGGCGTGAAAAACGTGCATAAAGTCTACACCACTATTGGTTCCGAGCAGGAATATTTTCTGATTGACGAGGAATTTTTTTATCGCCGCCCGGATTTGGTAAACAGCGGCCGCACGCTGTTTGGCGCCAAGCCGCCGCGCGGCCAGGAACTGGAAGATCATTACTTCGGCTCGATTCCCGAACGCGTGTTGGCGTTCATGACCGATGCCGAGTATCAGCTTTATCGCCTCGGCATACCGGTGAAAACACGGCATAACGAAGTGGCGCCGGCACAATACGAAATCGCGCCGATTTTCGAGAACAGCAACCTCGCGGCCGATCATCAACAATTGATGATGCAAGTGTTGCGCAACACCGCGCGCAAATATGGCCTGGTGTGCCTGCTGCACGAAAAGCCCTTCGCGGGCATCAACGGCAGCGGCAAGCACAACAATTGGTCGATGTCGACGGACACCGGCATGAATCTGCTGGAGCCCGGAGAGACGCCGCATGACAACATGCAATTTTTGTTTTTCTGCGCAGCCGTGATCAAAGCCGTGGATGAATATCAGGATTTGCTGCGCGCCAGTGTGGCGCATGCGGGCAACGATCATCGCCTGGGCGCGAATGAAGCGCCGCCGGCAATCATATCGATTTTCTTGGGCGAGCAACTCGAAGATATTTTCAATCAAATTGAAAAAGGCAAACCCGAGAGCAGCAAATCGAAAGATCTGCTCGGTTTGGGCACGCCGGTGCTGCCGCATCTGCCGCGCCACGCCGGCGATCGCAACCGCACCTCGCCGTTTGCGTTCACGGGAAACAAATTCGAATTTCGTGCTGTGGGCGCGAGCCAGTCGATTTCGTTTCCCAACACCGTGCTTAACACGATCGTGGCCGCGGCAATCGACGAATTGACCACCACCATCGAGGCGCACCTGAAAGCGAAAATGCCGTTCGAGCAGGCGTTGCATGCGGTGTTGAAGGAGGTGATTCACCAGCACAAGCGTATAATCTTCAATGGCGACAACTACACCGCCGAATGGCATCAAGAGGCGGAAAAACGCGGTTTGTGGAATCTCAAGAATTCGTTGGACGCGTTTGAACGCCTGCATGATGCCAAAAATCTGCAATTGTTCGAAAAGTATGAGGTGTTGAATCGCCGGGAATTGGAAGCGCGTGAAGAAATCTTCTTTGACCAATATTTTAAAACCGTGAACATCGAAGCCGAGACCACGGCCCTGCTGGCGCAAACCATGATTTTGCCGGCGGCTATTCGGTATTTGCACGATCTCGCCGCGACCATGGATGGCGTGAAACGCAATGGCATCGAGACCACCGGCGTGGCCAAGACGTTGCAGGAAGTCAATGGCTATACCAACGAGCTGCGTGAGACACTCGACAAATTGCTGGTGGTGAATGCCGATCTCGGCGGCGATACGGTGCATTCCAAAGCCTATCACATGCGCGATAAAGTCATCCCTGCGATGAATAGCGTGCGTGCCGCAGCCGCCAAGCTCGAAAAGTCTTTGCCGGATGATTATTGGCCCTTGCCGGTTTACAGCGAGATGTTGTTCGTCAAATGA